The proteins below are encoded in one region of Patescibacteria group bacterium:
- a CDS encoding thioredoxin family protein — protein MKIQVLGSGCPTCQKLYELVDKTVKEMGLDTKVEYLTGNEGTTRIVELGIMSSPVLVINDKPVMVGFTPDILKLKDIFSKNLE, from the coding sequence ATGAAAATTCAGGTTCTTGGTTCCGGTTGTCCGACTTGTCAAAAACTTTACGAATTGGTTGATAAAACCGTTAAAGAGATGGGGCTGGATACAAAAGTGGAATACCTTACCGGAAATGAGGGAACAACCAGGATTGTGGAGCTGGGAATTATGAGTTCGCCAGTGTTGGTAATTAATGACAAACCGGTGATGGTGGGGTTTACGCCGGATATTTTAAAACTTAAAGATATTTTTTCTAAAAATTTGGAATGA
- a CDS encoding exonuclease domain-containing protein — protein sequence MLPPKIAFVDIETTGTSLRRDRIIEIGVLRVEKNKLTDTYQTLVNPETYLPPEITLLTGIKTSDLENAPTFSEVARNLTEILDGCVFAAHNARFDYGFIRQQLAGYGIKYRAKNLCTVKLSRLLFPQNRHHKLDNLIEQFSLNCERRHRAFDDAAVLWDFYKKLLKEIPEEKFEIIINQVLRKPNRPINVSEKILDNLPEGPGVYIFYDQDGAPLYVGKSVNINDRVLSHFASDNEIKLSGQVASIETIETKTELEALLLESKKIKELQPLHNRMLRKTQKLVVLKQDKSGDYNTVKIDTVNKIMPGEVEEILGVFRSVKQAKDTLVNLAKEQKLCERLLGVETTNRACFGYRLGRCKGACVKKEKPALYNARFALAFMNSRIKHWPFKGPRLLENKYLVDNWCLVGEDFDLDTYKILQRYLRNQRRQIRTYSR from the coding sequence ATGCTCCCACCCAAAATTGCCTTCGTCGATATTGAAACTACCGGGACTAGTTTAAGACGAGACCGCATTATCGAAATCGGGGTTTTACGCGTTGAAAAAAATAAACTGACAGACACCTATCAAACTTTAGTTAACCCCGAAACCTATTTACCCCCAGAGATAACCCTGTTGACCGGTATTAAAACTTCGGATTTGGAAAACGCCCCGACTTTTTCCGAAGTGGCCCGTAATTTGACAGAAATCCTAGATGGCTGCGTTTTCGCGGCTCATAACGCCCGGTTTGATTATGGATTTATCAGACAGCAACTGGCGGGATATGGCATTAAGTATCGGGCAAAAAATTTGTGTACCGTTAAACTCTCCCGGCTTTTGTTTCCTCAAAACCGGCATCACAAACTTGACAATCTAATCGAACAATTTAGTTTAAACTGTGAGCGGCGTCACCGGGCTTTTGATGACGCGGCCGTTCTTTGGGATTTTTATAAGAAACTTTTAAAAGAAATCCCTGAAGAAAAATTTGAAATAATTATTAATCAGGTTTTGCGTAAACCTAACCGGCCGATAAATGTTTCTGAAAAAATACTGGATAATTTACCGGAAGGACCGGGGGTTTATATTTTTTATGATCAAGACGGCGCGCCTTTGTATGTCGGTAAAAGTGTCAATATTAATGATAGGGTCCTGTCCCACTTCGCTTCTGATAATGAGATAAAACTTTCCGGCCAGGTAGCCAGTATCGAAACGATTGAGACGAAAACAGAGCTTGAAGCGTTGCTTTTAGAATCCAAAAAAATTAAAGAACTGCAGCCGCTCCATAACCGGATGCTAAGAAAAACCCAAAAGCTTGTGGTCTTAAAACAAGATAAAAGCGGGGACTACAACACGGTCAAGATCGACACGGTTAATAAAATAATGCCCGGCGAAGTCGAAGAAATCTTGGGGGTGTTCCGCAGTGTTAAACAGGCCAAAGATACCTTAGTAAATTTGGCCAAAGAGCAAAAACTGTGTGAGCGGCTACTTGGTGTAGAAACTACCAATCGCGCCTGTTTTGGCTACCGTCTCGGTCGATGTAAAGGCGCCTGTGTCAAAAAAGAAAAACCGGCCCTTTATAACGCCCGGTTTGCGTTGGCTTTTATGAACTCCCGCATTAAGCACTGGCCCTTCAAAGGCCCCAGACTTTTGGAAAATAAATATCTGGTCGATAACTGGTGTCTCGTCGGGGAAGATTTTGATTTAGATACTTATAAAATTCTTCAGAGATACCTGCGCAACCAGCGAAGACAGATTCGGACTTATTCCAGATAG
- a CDS encoding ATP-dependent Clp protease proteolytic subunit: MDEKSLKQAEPSIFFARLVGNIEDDTVKETVEELNIANAKSYVTQISFTLVSYGGDLLYSFALYDHIKASVKPVDIIVEGMCMSSAVMVLQAGRRRIARPHTVFMVHPTITSLEEKTYPEFISIVDQFKKNHDLFVNLSIERSGMSREEFEKIYAPRKYLTPEEALHFGKHGLIDEICEQ; this comes from the coding sequence ATGGATGAGAAAAGCCTAAAACAAGCGGAGCCTTCGATTTTTTTTGCGCGCCTGGTCGGCAACATCGAAGACGACACCGTCAAAGAAACGGTGGAAGAATTAAATATCGCCAACGCTAAAAGTTATGTCACTCAAATATCTTTTACACTGGTTAGCTATGGCGGGGATCTCCTTTATTCTTTTGCGCTTTATGATCATATCAAAGCCTCTGTTAAACCCGTAGACATTATCGTTGAAGGCATGTGCATGTCCTCGGCCGTCATGGTTCTCCAGGCCGGAAGACGCCGGATTGCCCGACCCCATACTGTCTTCATGGTCCATCCGACCATCACTTCTCTGGAAGAAAAAACCTATCCGGAATTTATTTCCATTGTCGACCAGTTTAAAAAGAACCACGATCTTTTTGTTAATTTATCAATTGAACGGTCGGGAATGAGCCGGGAAGAGTTTGAAAAAATTTACGCGCCCCGAAAATACCTTACCCCCGAAGAAGCGCTGCATTTTGGTAAACACGGCCTCATCGACGAAATCTGCGAACAATAG
- a CDS encoding ComF family protein — protein sequence MLNFLLDLIFPRTCVGCGKWGKYFCDKCVTKIDYFTDQVCPYCERPSPYGLTHPRCQKAFGIDGMYTLAHYRGPIQKAIQLIKYRNSWAICQELAELIGKNYHDKYNFDYLVPVPLAPKRERKRGFNQAEKLAGELVKCLRTTDHRRLTVVNLLKRTRETKPQFDLKYSERQKNVHEAFTLSNQYPVSSVQQTSFCLVDDVSTTGSTIFECAKILKKAGASKVFAICVARGG from the coding sequence GTGCTTAACTTTCTTCTGGATTTAATTTTTCCCCGGACTTGTGTCGGGTGCGGGAAGTGGGGGAAATATTTTTGCGACAAATGCGTCACTAAAATAGATTACTTCACCGATCAGGTTTGTCCGTACTGCGAACGGCCCAGTCCCTACGGTTTAACTCATCCTCGCTGTCAAAAAGCCTTTGGTATTGATGGAATGTACACCTTAGCCCATTATCGCGGGCCGATTCAAAAAGCAATCCAATTAATAAAATATCGCAACTCCTGGGCAATCTGTCAGGAGCTGGCGGAACTGATCGGGAAAAATTATCACGATAAATATAATTTCGACTATCTGGTGCCGGTACCCCTGGCTCCCAAAAGGGAAAGGAAAAGAGGGTTTAATCAGGCGGAAAAATTAGCGGGAGAATTGGTGAAATGTCTACGGACTACTGACCACCGACGACTGACTGTAGTAAATTTGTTGAAAAGAACCAGGGAAACAAAGCCGCAGTTTGATTTGAAATACAGCGAGCGGCAGAAAAATGTTCACGAAGCGTTTACTCTTTCTAACCAGTATCCAGTCTCCAGTGTCCAGCAAACCAGTTTTTGTCTGGTTGATGATGTGAGTACTACCGGCTCCACAATTTTTGAGTGTGCCAAGATTTTAAAAAAAGCGGGCGCTTCTAAAGTCTTTGCAATTTGTGTGGCGAGAGGAGGATGA
- the rpoD gene encoding RNA polymerase sigma factor RpoD: protein MPKKSPAKVLTPVKKSPVGAKIELPDKATDLLKKGKSSGFVTQEEILQIFPKAEEHLEELDELYDRLINANVDIFETTADDIENETKTASDLEKELESIAALESGGVTDPVRMYLKEIGRIPLLNAKEEVDLAKRSEKGEKRAKDKLISSNLRLVVSIAKKYLGRGMTMLDLIQEGNQGLIRATEKYDWRRGYKFSTYATWWIRQAITRAIADQARTIRIPVHMVETINRYVRTRNRLTSELGRDPLPQEVAKEMEIDVSKILEIQKISQEPTSLQTKIGDEEDSQLGDFIADERAPSPEDQTSKALLKEHLEEALGTLNDRERKVLIMRFGLEDGRPRTLEEVGKAFGVTRERIRQIEAKAIRKLKHPSRSKKLKDYLE from the coding sequence ATGCCCAAAAAATCTCCCGCCAAGGTATTGACACCGGTAAAAAAATCCCCCGTCGGGGCAAAAATTGAATTGCCCGATAAGGCCACGGATCTGCTTAAGAAGGGCAAGTCTTCCGGCTTTGTCACTCAGGAAGAAATCCTCCAAATTTTTCCTAAAGCCGAAGAGCACCTGGAAGAACTCGACGAACTCTATGACCGCCTCATTAACGCCAATGTCGACATATTTGAAACCACGGCCGACGACATCGAAAACGAAACCAAAACCGCCTCTGATTTGGAAAAAGAACTGGAATCCATTGCCGCTTTAGAATCCGGCGGAGTCACCGATCCGGTCCGAATGTACCTTAAAGAAATCGGCCGCATTCCGCTTCTTAACGCCAAAGAGGAAGTCGACTTGGCCAAAAGATCGGAAAAGGGCGAAAAACGGGCCAAAGACAAACTGATTTCTTCTAATTTAAGGCTGGTCGTGTCCATTGCCAAAAAATATCTCGGCCGGGGCATGACCATGCTTGACCTTATTCAGGAGGGCAATCAGGGCTTAATCCGGGCCACCGAAAAATATGACTGGCGCCGGGGCTACAAGTTTTCCACTTACGCTACCTGGTGGATTAGACAGGCTATTACCCGGGCGATTGCTGACCAGGCCAGGACCATTCGTATCCCCGTGCATATGGTCGAGACAATCAATCGGTACGTTCGGACTCGCAACCGCCTTACTTCAGAACTTGGAAGAGATCCTCTGCCTCAAGAAGTAGCCAAGGAAATGGAAATTGATGTGTCGAAAATTTTAGAGATACAGAAAATCTCCCAGGAGCCTACTTCCCTGCAGACTAAAATCGGCGACGAGGAAGATTCCCAGCTGGGCGATTTTATTGCTGACGAAAGAGCTCCGTCTCCTGAGGACCAAACCAGCAAAGCTTTACTAAAAGAGCATTTGGAAGAAGCTTTGGGTACCTTAAATGATAGAGAGCGCAAGGTACTCATCATGCGTTTTGGTCTGGAAGATGGCCGGCCCCGAACCCTGGAAGAAGTCGGCAAGGCCTTCGGTGTCACCCGTGAACGCATTCGCCAAATCGAGGCCAAAGCCATTAGAAAGCTTAAACACCCCAGCCGTTCTAAAAAACTCAAAGACTATCTGGAATAA
- the dnaG gene encoding DNA primase: MTDLDQIKQKIDIVTLIGEYVQLKKTGANFKGLCPFHSEKTPSFIVSPERQIWHCFGGCQDGGDIFKFLMRAENLEFPEALKILAKRAGVTLTSYQPSKATELKERIYAANHLASEFYNYLLTKHPLGKNGLDYVQNRKISPNSINLFKIGYAPNSWDSLMKFLLKKGYSGAEMEAAGLVSKSGIGKYFDRFRGRVMFTLCDHRGNVVGFAGRLLDPEAKEAKYINTAETAAYTKGNVLYGLDITHDEIKKAGFAVVVEGEIDAISSYQAGVRNVVAIKGSALTAGHISLLKRYTENVYLSLDSDFAGDAAAHRGIEMADQAGLNIKVVTFSQAKDPDELVKIDPKLWREAVEKAVPFYDYVIDNAATKYAADSADGGKKILSEVTKFIEPIDNLIVKNHYLKKLARVLGVSQEVVQAQLAKEYKKLTLPHSSSSPNVPSSPSPKSRSELLEEYLLSLLLQSSRPSDYLLLISPRLKPEDFTNQALGKIYQLMVSLVDNPKSDIAMPGKKFDIKDFVNVVPPEALDLVDRLYLQENKIDLTADAATLEEIQRTVWEIKELTLREKLKKAGEAIKKHPDDTVLEETFTETTAVLQQLRQERQLLTKN, translated from the coding sequence ATGACCGACCTCGATCAGATTAAGCAAAAGATTGATATTGTCACTCTGATCGGCGAATATGTCCAGTTAAAAAAGACCGGGGCCAACTTCAAGGGTCTTTGTCCTTTCCACTCCGAAAAAACCCCCAGCTTTATTGTTTCCCCGGAGCGGCAAATTTGGCACTGTTTCGGCGGCTGCCAGGACGGCGGCGACATCTTTAAGTTTTTAATGCGGGCCGAAAATCTGGAGTTTCCCGAAGCCTTAAAAATACTGGCCAAACGGGCCGGAGTCACTTTAACTTCATACCAGCCGTCAAAGGCTACGGAACTAAAAGAAAGAATTTATGCCGCCAATCACCTGGCGTCGGAGTTTTACAATTACCTTTTAACGAAACATCCCTTGGGCAAGAACGGTCTTGATTATGTGCAAAACCGTAAAATCAGCCCCAACTCGATTAACCTTTTTAAAATCGGCTACGCTCCCAATTCCTGGGACTCCCTCATGAAGTTTTTGCTTAAAAAAGGCTACTCGGGCGCGGAAATGGAAGCTGCCGGGTTAGTCTCGAAGTCCGGCATCGGCAAGTACTTTGACCGCTTCCGCGGCCGGGTAATGTTTACACTCTGCGACCACCGGGGTAATGTCGTCGGCTTTGCCGGCAGACTTTTGGATCCGGAGGCTAAAGAGGCGAAGTATATCAACACGGCGGAAACGGCCGCTTACACCAAAGGCAATGTGCTGTACGGTTTGGACATCACTCATGACGAAATTAAAAAAGCCGGATTTGCCGTAGTGGTTGAGGGAGAAATTGACGCGATCTCATCGTATCAGGCCGGGGTGCGCAATGTCGTGGCCATTAAAGGATCGGCTCTAACGGCCGGGCATATCAGCCTACTTAAAAGGTACACGGAAAATGTGTATTTATCTTTAGACTCTGACTTTGCCGGCGACGCCGCCGCCCACCGCGGAATCGAGATGGCCGACCAGGCCGGACTGAATATTAAAGTGGTAACTTTCTCCCAGGCTAAAGACCCGGACGAACTGGTTAAAATTGATCCCAAACTTTGGCGTGAAGCTGTAGAGAAAGCCGTGCCGTTTTATGACTATGTGATTGATAACGCCGCGACAAAATACGCAGCAGACTCCGCCGACGGCGGCAAGAAAATTCTTAGCGAGGTTACAAAGTTTATTGAACCGATCGATAATTTAATTGTCAAAAATCACTACCTGAAAAAACTGGCCAGGGTTTTGGGCGTCAGCCAAGAAGTCGTTCAGGCCCAACTGGCCAAGGAATACAAGAAGCTTACCCTCCCCCATTCCTCCAGTTCCCCCAATGTCCCTAGTTCTCCAAGTCCCAAATCCCGCAGTGAACTTCTGGAAGAGTATCTGCTTTCCCTGCTTCTCCAGTCTTCCCGACCGTCAGACTATCTGCTACTGATTTCTCCCAGGCTAAAACCTGAAGATTTCACTAACCAGGCGTTGGGAAAGATTTATCAGCTGATGGTTTCCCTGGTCGATAACCCCAAATCGGACATTGCCATGCCCGGCAAAAAGTTTGACATTAAGGATTTTGTGAATGTCGTTCCGCCGGAAGCTCTTGATCTGGTCGATCGGCTCTATTTACAGGAAAATAAAATCGATTTAACTGCCGACGCCGCAACTTTAGAAGAAATTCAGCGGACAGTCTGGGAAATTAAGGAGCTGACTCTACGGGAAAAATTAAAAAAAGCCGGTGAAGCGATCAAGAAGCACCCCGACGACACCGTCTTGGAAGAGACTTTTACCGAAACCACTGCTGTCCTGCAACAACTCCGGCAGGAGCGCCAACTCTTGACAAAAAATTAA
- a CDS encoding permease, producing MIEALNFFIYDSVKIFILLCVIIFFVTFLRSFIAPEKTRKLLTRKFSIIGNVLAALIGIVTPFCSCSAVPLFIGFVESGVPLGVTFSYLISAPMVNEVAAVLLLGLFGWQIAALYIASGVVIAIVVGFILGKLHLEPLVEDYIWKIKANTTNLSAQTTIKDRLIEAKIYTVDLIKKVFPYVLLGVGLGALIHGYAPADFLAKIAGRNNPFAVLIAVAIGVPLYSNAAGTVPVVSSLIEKGLPLGTALAFMMSVTALSLPEMIILRKVLKPKLLAIYIAILALGIAFTGYLFNLAF from the coding sequence ATGATTGAAGCGCTGAACTTTTTCATTTACGACAGCGTCAAGATCTTCATTCTTCTTTGCGTAATTATTTTCTTCGTCACTTTTCTCCGGTCGTTTATTGCTCCGGAAAAAACCAGAAAGTTGTTAACCAGAAAATTTTCAATAATCGGCAATGTTCTGGCGGCCTTAATCGGAATAGTTACTCCTTTCTGTTCCTGTTCAGCAGTGCCGTTATTTATCGGGTTCGTTGAAAGCGGAGTGCCTCTCGGCGTGACTTTTTCCTACCTTATTTCTGCTCCCATGGTGAATGAAGTCGCGGCGGTATTACTTCTGGGGCTTTTTGGCTGGCAGATTGCTGCTTTGTATATTGCTTCCGGTGTGGTAATCGCCATAGTTGTTGGCTTTATTCTTGGTAAATTACATCTGGAACCCTTAGTTGAGGATTATATCTGGAAAATAAAAGCGAACACAACAAATCTGTCGGCTCAAACCACAATTAAAGACCGCTTAATTGAAGCAAAGATTTACACGGTTGATTTAATTAAAAAAGTATTCCCGTACGTTTTGTTGGGGGTGGGTCTTGGGGCTTTAATTCACGGTTATGCTCCGGCTGATTTTCTGGCCAAAATTGCCGGTAGGAATAATCCTTTTGCTGTGCTTATTGCCGTGGCCATTGGAGTTCCTCTTTATTCCAACGCTGCCGGGACAGTTCCTGTTGTAAGTTCGCTTATTGAGAAAGGCTTGCCGTTGGGGACTGCCCTGGCTTTTATGATGTCAGTCACGGCGTTATCTTTGCCGGAGATGATTATCCTGCGCAAAGTGCTGAAACCAAAACTTTTAGCTATCTATATTGCTATTCTTGCTCTTGGAATTGCCTTTACCGGTTATTTGTTTAATCTGGCCTTCTGA
- a CDS encoding pilin, protein MTGKILAAIPEDTGGVPFTNPRGWLGTLDPGNGWPKAQGIDFFTKQLIPFLISGALFIVFVLSLIFLVWGGIMWITSGGNKEGAAKAKATITYALVGLIIAILAFLALNIIGQFFGVNLLGDQPPRCVGSYCNL, encoded by the coding sequence ATGACCGGAAAAATTTTGGCTGCGATACCAGAAGACACCGGAGGGGTGCCTTTTACTAATCCTCGGGGCTGGCTGGGCACCCTCGACCCGGGCAACGGCTGGCCCAAAGCCCAGGGTATTGATTTTTTTACCAAGCAACTCATTCCTTTTCTCATTTCCGGCGCTCTGTTTATTGTTTTTGTTCTGTCACTGATATTTTTAGTCTGGGGCGGTATTATGTGGATTACCTCTGGGGGGAACAAGGAGGGCGCCGCCAAAGCCAAAGCCACAATCACTTACGCTTTAGTGGGGTTAATCATTGCTATTTTGGCTTTTCTCGCCCTGAACATTATTGGGCAATTTTTTGGAGTTAATTTATTAGGTGACCAACCGCCAAGATGTGTTGGGAGCTATTGTAATCTTTAA
- a CDS encoding YdeI/OmpD-associated family protein — MAKAKNISGGVVHTLPTDLREALISDPKALTLWESLTPLARNEWICWTTLVKKAETRRNHIKRVISELKEGMRRPCCWPGCTHR, encoded by the coding sequence ATGGCTAAGGCTAAAAATATTTCAGGGGGTGTAGTACACACGCTTCCAACCGATTTAAGGGAGGCTTTGATTTCTGACCCTAAAGCGCTTACCCTTTGGGAAAGTCTTACACCTTTGGCTCGAAATGAATGGATTTGCTGGACAACATTGGTTAAAAAGGCAGAGACTAGACGCAATCATATTAAAAGAGTGATTAGTGAACTCAAAGAGGGAATGCGCCGCCCTTGCTGCTGGCCAGGGTGTACTCATCGCTAA
- a CDS encoding metalloregulator ArsR/SmtB family transcription factor — protein sequence MSSYNCCQKGSKNNKELDQLIPLLKIVGEESRLKILCILRQGQHCVCELQEHLFVSQSLLSHHLKDLKDSEIVTDKKEGLKVYYSLTTKGKKVTAALFNLVDL from the coding sequence ATGAGTTCATATAATTGCTGTCAGAAAGGGAGTAAAAATAACAAGGAACTTGATCAACTAATTCCCCTGCTTAAAATTGTTGGCGAGGAAAGCCGGTTAAAGATTCTTTGTATTTTGCGTCAGGGCCAGCATTGCGTCTGTGAACTTCAGGAACACCTTTTTGTTTCCCAAAGTCTATTATCGCATCATCTCAAAGACCTCAAAGATTCAGAAATTGTTACTGACAAAAAGGAAGGGCTGAAGGTCTATTACTCTCTTACCACCAAAGGCAAAAAAGTTACCGCCGCGTTATTTAATTTAGTTGATTTATGA
- a CDS encoding class A beta-lactamase-related serine hydrolase, with the protein MFTYTPILIEKRRRERARKKYLLLLLPAFIAFLGIISYKHFRKLPADLSLTNQVVLSAQTAPPSSPGLTTVIDSTLEGTSGTYGIVIKNLKAGEAYFQNEHRVFEPASLYKLWVMGAVFQQVEKGQLNQDEVLTADAADLNKEFAIAPEDAEQASGPVSYSVRDALNQMITISNNYAALLLTHRVGLSAISSFLATKGLTESKVGVGQASPLTTPADTALFLEKLYLGQLANPQNTSEMLSLLRWQKLNDGLPKYLPDDITVAHKTGEMEPFTHDAGIVYADSGDYLIVVFSETDSRPLAKERIALISKGVYDYFTATPSGSLTN; encoded by the coding sequence ATGTTCACCTATACCCCAATTCTGATTGAGAAACGACGGCGGGAGCGGGCCAGGAAAAAATACTTGCTTCTGCTGCTGCCGGCGTTTATTGCCTTTCTGGGAATTATCAGCTATAAACATTTCCGCAAATTGCCGGCGGATCTCTCCTTGACCAACCAGGTCGTCCTCTCGGCGCAAACGGCACCTCCTTCTTCTCCCGGATTAACGACGGTTATTGATAGCACCCTTGAGGGCACTTCCGGAACCTACGGTATCGTCATTAAAAATCTGAAGGCCGGCGAGGCCTACTTCCAAAACGAACACCGGGTCTTTGAGCCCGCCAGTTTATACAAGCTCTGGGTAATGGGCGCGGTTTTTCAGCAGGTGGAAAAAGGACAATTAAACCAAGATGAAGTTTTAACCGCTGACGCCGCGGATTTAAACAAAGAGTTTGCAATCGCCCCTGAAGATGCCGAACAAGCGTCCGGTCCGGTTTCCTACTCTGTCCGCGACGCTCTTAATCAAATGATTACTATCTCTAATAACTACGCTGCTCTGCTTTTAACACACAGGGTAGGTCTTTCTGCCATTAGCAGCTTTTTAGCCACCAAGGGTCTAACTGAATCTAAAGTCGGAGTCGGCCAAGCCTCACCCCTGACTACTCCCGCTGACACCGCTTTATTTTTGGAAAAACTGTATCTCGGCCAGCTGGCCAATCCCCAAAATACTTCGGAAATGCTTAGTCTTTTGCGCTGGCAGAAGCTAAACGACGGATTGCCCAAATACCTGCCTGATGATATTACCGTCGCCCACAAAACCGGAGAAATGGAACCGTTCACTCATGATGCCGGCATAGTTTATGCCGATAGCGGCGATTACCTCATCGTTGTTTTTTCCGAAACTGATTCCCGCCCCCTGGCCAAAGAACGCATCGCCCTGATTTCTAAAGGGGTCTACGATTACTTCACGGCAACTCCTTCGGGCAGTTTAACAAATTAA
- the smpB gene encoding SsrA-binding protein SmpB, with protein sequence MRIENRAARYNYNLLEKFEAGIDLLGPEVKSVREGQVSLNEAFVHIRDGQAYLVNAHIHPYQNSIETISPTRSRRLLLHKKELLGLASKMQTMGLTLVPVALYNKGNIFKVEIALARGKKQWDKREAIKKRDLERSLKIEN encoded by the coding sequence ATGAGGATTGAAAACCGCGCGGCACGGTATAACTATAATTTACTCGAAAAATTTGAAGCCGGGATAGATCTTTTAGGTCCCGAGGTCAAATCTGTGCGCGAAGGACAGGTTTCTTTAAACGAGGCTTTTGTCCACATTCGTGATGGGCAAGCATATCTGGTTAATGCCCACATTCACCCGTACCAAAATTCTATCGAGACGATTAGTCCCACTCGCTCGCGCCGCTTGCTTTTGCATAAGAAAGAATTGCTCGGTTTAGCCTCAAAAATGCAAACTATGGGCTTGACTTTGGTGCCTGTCGCGCTGTATAATAAAGGCAATATCTTTAAGGTGGAAATCGCCCTGGCCCGAGGCAAAAAACAATGGGATAAAAGAGAAGCGATCAAAAAGCGCGATCTTGAGAGAAGTTTGAAAATTGAAAATTAA
- a CDS encoding transglycosylase family protein, whose translation MSFTLSRTIPAYFWLAAAGVLLLLAPKISVSLPTTDEDYSYTIVHDHISSTLDWEEKIATFSVKPRPKPAPVAVKPVVVVNYPAPTDLEAIFSEAAKIYNVDKDLLTKIAKCESNFHSDSINPGGPYLGMFQYLESTWISTRKAMGADPNPSLVFNAEEAIKTSAWKIAHGGLDAWPVCGK comes from the coding sequence ATGTCATTTACCCTTTCCAGAACGATCCCTGCTTATTTCTGGCTCGCGGCAGCCGGGGTGCTATTACTATTGGCGCCGAAGATTTCCGTCAGTTTGCCAACAACTGATGAAGATTATTCCTACACTATTGTTCACGATCACATTTCCTCCACCCTGGACTGGGAAGAAAAAATTGCCACTTTTTCGGTTAAACCTAGACCAAAACCCGCTCCGGTAGCAGTGAAACCAGTCGTGGTCGTAAATTATCCCGCTCCCACCGATCTGGAGGCGATTTTTAGCGAGGCCGCTAAAATCTATAATGTCGATAAGGACTTACTCACCAAAATTGCCAAATGCGAGTCTAATTTCCACTCCGATTCTATTAATCCCGGCGGCCCTTATTTGGGTATGTTTCAGTACCTGGAGAGTACCTGGATATCTACCCGTAAGGCCATGGGTGCTGATCCCAACCCTTCTTTAGTTTTTAACGCCGAAGAAGCCATTAAAACCTCTGCCTGGAAAATTGCCCACGGCGGCCTGGACGCCTGGCCCGTTTGCGGAAAGTAG
- a CDS encoding pilin, which yields MKKNLVKFGVGAGAALTTLYWGVLPALADTVGLCPTQAPFPPGCDNGKATAISVGSIISSVLNLLLFVAFVAALIFLIIGGIKWILSGGDKEGTSKAKETVTSALIGLAVVLAAWILINILLSFFGVSSGLTGLTVPTLNVGTGTTH from the coding sequence ATGAAGAAAAATTTAGTTAAATTTGGAGTTGGAGCAGGAGCCGCTCTGACCACCCTTTATTGGGGGGTTTTACCGGCGTTGGCCGACACAGTGGGCCTTTGCCCGACTCAAGCTCCCTTTCCGCCCGGATGTGACAACGGAAAAGCCACTGCAATTAGCGTCGGATCGATTATTTCGTCAGTTTTAAATCTTTTGCTGTTTGTCGCTTTCGTGGCCGCTTTGATTTTCCTGATTATCGGCGGTATTAAATGGATCCTAAGCGGCGGCGATAAAGAAGGTACCAGCAAAGCCAAGGAAACAGTCACTTCTGCTTTAATTGGTTTGGCTGTGGTTCTCGCTGCCTGGATTTTGATTAACATTTTGCTAAGTTTCTTTGGGGTGAGCAGCGGATTAACTGGCCTGACTGTACCAACACTGAATGTTGGCACGGGCACAACTCACTAA
- a CDS encoding pilin, whose amino-acid sequence MKEDLSQGCIFTGQSVGSNDIPSLGCLAQVIVSVINWAFVFLGAVTLLMLLWGAIRFVTSGGDPKAVQGAQKTITYAIVGIIVVLGAYVIVSVITTALGLPNPLQNFRLYQP is encoded by the coding sequence ATGAAAGAGGATTTGAGTCAAGGTTGTATATTTACCGGCCAGAGTGTAGGTTCGAACGATATCCCCTCACTTGGTTGTCTGGCTCAAGTCATTGTCAGTGTCATTAACTGGGCTTTCGTTTTTCTCGGCGCCGTGACCTTACTCATGCTCCTTTGGGGTGCCATCCGTTTTGTCACTTCCGGCGGTGATCCAAAAGCCGTCCAAGGAGCCCAAAAAACCATTACCTACGCAATCGTCGGTATTATCGTTGTTCTGGGCGCTTATGTGATCGTCAGCGTGATCACTACCGCCCTCGGTCTTCCTAACCCGCTTCAAAATTTCCGTCTCTACCAGCCTTGA